In a single window of the Paenibacillus sp. MMS20-IR301 genome:
- a CDS encoding ABC transporter substrate-binding protein — translation MKSLFKGAGIVMLAGAFAVSGCSGNGNGVNNQAGINQTGNNGNQEANFNQTGLPIVKEAVTLRIVSPKAALAPEFSEMEIFKRLEKETNVKINWENIPDTDYTEKKNLLLASGDLPDAFYAAGFTDYELINYGKDGTIIPLEDLIDQYAPNLKALLDRRPDIKSSITAPDGHIYGLPSFEENNLGTNPFFHVINKSWLDKLGLKVPQTLDEYTEALLAFKTQDPNGNGKQDEIPLSFMHMQWCMDIAGLFGAFGLPDNLEHRVVRDGKVIFTAAQPEYKEALNYFHEQWYKQGLIDPESFTQDAAQYLAKGKTTDETLGSYVWWEVEEVVGTERAKDYVLLSPLKGPDGDQTIGRGNGGGPGRGSFVITKENSNPEVTMRWADQQFEPYMAAQIHWGPLDVVYKKDENGKLVNLPLPEGTSAGEFRQKVAPGSGAPGVITIEDLGKVVDLEPRAQQRVKDLEQYYDPYMEKENYPNIFFEPEELDKINKIEPELIKYVNTQRGRFIVDGGADKAWDNYLKTLDKMGLKELMDIYQTGLDRYNANLKK, via the coding sequence ATGAAATCTTTATTCAAAGGTGCTGGAATTGTAATGCTGGCTGGAGCGTTTGCGGTAAGCGGATGTTCTGGAAATGGTAACGGGGTAAACAACCAGGCAGGGATTAATCAGACGGGGAATAATGGGAATCAGGAGGCGAATTTCAATCAAACGGGTCTGCCGATTGTTAAAGAAGCTGTGACTTTACGAATAGTATCCCCGAAAGCTGCATTGGCACCTGAATTTTCGGAAATGGAAATTTTCAAACGCCTGGAAAAGGAAACCAATGTGAAAATCAACTGGGAGAACATTCCTGACACCGATTATACAGAGAAGAAAAACCTGCTGCTCGCCAGCGGAGATTTGCCGGATGCCTTCTATGCAGCGGGATTCACGGATTACGAGTTAATCAATTACGGCAAGGATGGAACCATTATTCCGCTGGAGGATTTAATTGATCAATATGCGCCTAATTTGAAAGCGCTTCTCGACCGCCGCCCTGATATCAAATCATCGATTACAGCGCCCGACGGGCATATCTACGGGTTGCCATCCTTTGAAGAGAATAACCTGGGAACCAATCCCTTCTTCCACGTCATCAATAAATCCTGGCTGGATAAGCTTGGACTGAAGGTACCACAGACACTGGATGAATATACGGAAGCGCTGCTTGCATTCAAAACGCAGGATCCGAATGGCAACGGGAAACAGGATGAGATTCCGCTTAGCTTCATGCACATGCAGTGGTGTATGGATATTGCCGGTCTATTCGGAGCTTTTGGACTTCCGGATAATCTGGAGCACCGGGTCGTGCGTGACGGAAAGGTTATTTTTACCGCTGCCCAGCCTGAATATAAGGAAGCGCTTAATTATTTTCATGAACAATGGTATAAGCAAGGCTTGATTGATCCGGAGTCCTTCACCCAGGATGCAGCACAATATCTGGCCAAGGGCAAAACAACGGATGAGACGCTGGGATCTTATGTCTGGTGGGAAGTAGAAGAAGTTGTAGGAACAGAGCGCGCCAAGGATTATGTTCTGTTATCTCCACTGAAAGGACCGGATGGGGACCAAACCATTGGACGCGGCAATGGCGGTGGCCCTGGACGCGGATCTTTTGTAATTACCAAAGAAAACAGCAACCCCGAAGTCACTATGCGCTGGGCCGACCAGCAGTTTGAACCTTACATGGCCGCTCAGATCCACTGGGGTCCGCTGGATGTCGTATATAAGAAGGACGAAAACGGAAAACTCGTAAATCTGCCGCTTCCTGAGGGAACCTCTGCAGGTGAATTCCGTCAAAAGGTTGCTCCGGGATCGGGCGCACCTGGTGTTATTACCATAGAAGATCTGGGGAAAGTTGTGGATCTCGAGCCGCGTGCCCAGCAGCGTGTAAAAGATCTGGAGCAATATTACGATCCGTATATGGAAAAGGAGAACTATCCGAATATCTTCTTTGAACCTGAGGAACTGGACAAAATCAATAAGATTGAGCCTGAACTGATTAAGTATGTAAATACCCAAAGAGGAAGATTCATTGTTGACGGCGGAGCAGATAAAGCATGGGATAACTATCTGAAGACACTAGATAAAATGGGCCTGAAAGAATTGATGGACATCTATCAAACAGGTCTGGACCGTTATAACGCGAACCTGAAAAAATAA
- a CDS encoding PfkB family carbohydrate kinase, with the protein MLDVIAIGEVLIDFTPAGRSTGGNEQFECNPGGAPANVAAALSRLGARTALISKVGEDQFGSLLYRTLQDSGVDVSEISVTNEASTTLAFVHLDEQGDRTFSFFRKPGADTFLDAKDVPLGLIESSRLLHYGSLSLTHEPARTATRTAVLKAKEAGVLLSFDPNIRFALWESKEEAKQQIFWGLKYADILKISEEELFFITGTSEVEKGSLELQKRFDIMLIVVTLAEKGCYYRLAGQDGYVPGFKVKAIDTTGAGDAFLGCLLSKLLENENSLHDLTSQQMTSILTFANAGGALVTTRKGALGSMPTTDEINQMIDSNPQDIADCYRPGFHFSPPTGWANDPNGLVYCEGSYHLFYQNHPYSNKWGPMHWGHAISKDLIHWEHAPIALYPDEHGAIFSGCCVVDWKNSSGLFGDSYGLVAIFTHADSNPVTGQPRQRQSLAYSSDKGETWHKYEGNPVLAEDELIDFRDPKVFWHPQSARWIMVIVAGDHARFYESANLLEWSLTGKFGSGEGSHDGVWECPDLFALPVDDTGRSKWVLIISIGDHPDCPEGSRTQYFIGEFDGNTFINDNPADHILWLDYGRDNYAGVTWSDIPEQDGRRVIIGWMSNWKYANETPTGSWRGAMTLPRALSLTSKDGSVVLTQMPVREVARLRNESLSWEAITVTPEVPFKQETNNDLIEIEAEIDVRSGEEVQLQLKSSGQSVIVIGYDPAKEWLSIDRSKSGVTDFHPEFGCKHSARIAAVNGQLKLHIWLDRNSVEVYANHGLVVLTDQVFPDAPIEKVEISTKSGQIVLDSLQIHTLHSIHIPAGITTQTEGRNEA; encoded by the coding sequence GTGCTTGATGTTATCGCTATAGGAGAGGTATTAATAGACTTTACCCCGGCGGGGCGTTCAACTGGGGGGAACGAGCAGTTTGAATGCAATCCAGGAGGAGCTCCGGCTAACGTAGCCGCTGCACTATCCCGGTTAGGAGCCAGAACTGCTTTGATCAGTAAAGTAGGGGAAGATCAATTCGGTTCGTTGCTGTACAGGACACTGCAAGACAGCGGTGTTGATGTATCTGAGATTTCCGTTACGAATGAAGCGAGTACAACGCTGGCCTTTGTCCATTTGGATGAGCAGGGAGACAGAACATTCAGCTTCTTCCGGAAGCCGGGAGCAGACACCTTCCTAGACGCGAAGGATGTTCCCCTGGGCCTGATTGAATCCAGCAGGTTACTCCATTATGGCTCATTGTCCTTGACTCATGAACCGGCCCGGACAGCAACCAGAACGGCAGTTCTCAAGGCTAAGGAAGCTGGGGTGTTACTCTCGTTTGATCCGAATATCCGGTTTGCGTTATGGGAGAGCAAGGAGGAAGCCAAGCAACAGATATTTTGGGGACTGAAATATGCTGATATCCTAAAAATTTCAGAAGAAGAACTCTTCTTTATCACAGGAACCAGTGAGGTTGAGAAAGGTTCACTGGAGCTCCAGAAGCGATTCGATATTATGCTCATTGTCGTTACTTTAGCGGAAAAGGGCTGTTATTACCGTTTAGCCGGTCAGGATGGATATGTGCCGGGATTTAAGGTCAAGGCCATTGACACGACGGGGGCCGGCGACGCTTTTCTGGGCTGCTTGTTATCTAAGCTCCTGGAGAACGAAAATTCTCTGCATGATCTAACGAGCCAGCAAATGACTAGCATACTGACCTTTGCCAATGCCGGAGGAGCGTTAGTTACAACACGGAAAGGGGCTCTTGGGTCTATGCCGACGACAGATGAGATTAACCAGATGATAGATTCCAATCCGCAGGATATTGCCGATTGTTATAGACCGGGATTTCATTTCTCACCTCCCACTGGCTGGGCGAATGATCCGAATGGATTAGTCTATTGTGAGGGAAGCTATCATCTCTTTTATCAGAATCATCCTTACAGTAATAAATGGGGGCCGATGCACTGGGGGCATGCTATAAGTAAGGACCTGATTCACTGGGAGCACGCACCTATTGCTCTATATCCGGATGAGCATGGAGCTATTTTCTCAGGCTGCTGTGTAGTGGACTGGAAGAATAGCAGCGGATTATTCGGAGATTCCTATGGACTCGTCGCGATCTTTACCCATGCGGATTCAAATCCGGTAACAGGTCAGCCGCGCCAGCGGCAGAGTTTGGCTTATAGCAGTGATAAGGGCGAAACTTGGCACAAGTATGAAGGGAATCCTGTTCTCGCCGAGGATGAACTGATAGACTTCCGGGACCCGAAGGTGTTCTGGCATCCGCAGAGTGCGCGGTGGATTATGGTTATTGTTGCGGGAGACCACGCACGGTTCTATGAATCTGCTAATTTGCTTGAATGGTCGCTTACCGGTAAATTCGGCAGCGGAGAAGGCTCGCATGACGGTGTTTGGGAGTGTCCTGATCTGTTTGCATTGCCGGTTGATGATACCGGACGATCGAAATGGGTGCTTATCATTAGTATCGGGGATCATCCCGATTGTCCGGAAGGCTCACGCACGCAATATTTCATTGGAGAATTCGACGGGAATACATTCATTAATGACAATCCGGCTGATCATATCCTGTGGCTGGATTATGGCAGGGACAACTATGCAGGCGTTACCTGGTCGGATATTCCTGAGCAGGACGGACGCCGCGTAATTATCGGTTGGATGAGCAACTGGAAGTATGCCAACGAGACACCTACCGGTTCCTGGAGAGGCGCAATGACCCTGCCCCGGGCCTTGTCGTTAACCAGCAAGGACGGAAGTGTAGTGCTGACCCAAATGCCTGTCCGGGAAGTAGCCAGGCTGCGCAATGAATCTCTGAGCTGGGAGGCCATCACCGTTACGCCGGAGGTCCCGTTTAAGCAGGAGACGAATAATGATCTGATAGAGATTGAGGCTGAGATTGATGTCCGGTCCGGGGAGGAGGTGCAGCTTCAGCTGAAATCCTCCGGTCAGAGCGTAATCGTGATTGGATACGACCCTGCCAAGGAGTGGCTGTCCATCGACCGTTCGAAATCAGGTGTGACTGATTTCCATCCGGAGTTCGGATGCAAACATAGTGCCCGCATAGCTGCGGTGAATGGACAACTCAAACTCCATATCTGGCTGGACCGCAATTCGGTTGAAGTGTATGCGAATCATGGACTGGTTGTGCTGACCGATCAGGTTTTCCCTGATGCTCCGATTGAGAAAGTTGAGATAAGCACCAAATCAGGACAGATTGTGCTGGATTCACTTCAGATTCATACACTTCATTCCATTCATATTCCGGCTGGTATTACAACGCAGACTGAAGGGAGGAACGAGGCATGA
- a CDS encoding GH32 C-terminal domain-containing protein: MSRQAGDSGLMMHWAFDEGNGASALESVSGVRDDIQYVFNQAEFTEPCTPQWTQGVTGSGLFFDGYSTSIAHPVRREVRNSEQGYLSSLSIGVWVAPRTYDWGHEGKLTAIVNRHNMERKQGYLLGMFKHGAWSFQVGLEGGAWKEVWSPDGCELPKNEWSYVNAVFDGNEGGLKLYLNGSEIASNDLPRGSRLAEAAGTELLIGKNNHSSLLAGVFNLQMFSGIIGELKIYNRALSAEEAAASYQEVLASAPGGIRPQVQYDEIKLDRAPLLQDRHRPQYHVSPPAHWMNEPHAPIYFNGQYHLFYQHNPLGPFFYHIHWGHWVSEDMVHWRDLPVALAPEKDQLAPDGIWSGSATYDAEGLPVLFFTAGNDNASPNQSVALARSTYPQDGDADLIQWIKHPEPLIVQKKGMGAFGDFRDPFVWKDDDSWYALVGSGMDGGGGAALAFASQDMLNWTYKGPFYQADIQRFPYLGPIWELPVFLPLGKDKQGVSKYLLLVSPVGKGADVEVFYWIGQLDKHSLSFLPDQEEPQLIDVGDFHFTGPSGMVDPKTGRNIVFTIAQGDRTSELEYQAGWAHNGGLPLSVYLREDGRLGIEPVQELESLRGAKRLSIQDKSLAEANNLLKDVQGDMLEIQLELVPGSAGQLGIKVRQSPDGEEETLLFYDLNEAMLSVDRSKTTQHPGEKCSGVQGGKLELLGENLRLHIYLDRSMVEVYANGLKSLTTRVYPSRTDALGLEIWGDGAALVKSMEIWDMQSIW, translated from the coding sequence ATGAGCCGTCAGGCAGGCGATTCGGGGTTGATGATGCACTGGGCTTTTGATGAAGGTAACGGAGCAAGTGCTCTGGAGAGCGTATCCGGGGTCAGGGATGATATTCAATATGTTTTTAATCAAGCTGAATTTACTGAACCGTGCACTCCGCAGTGGACACAGGGAGTGACGGGCAGCGGGCTCTTCTTCGATGGTTATTCCACATCCATTGCCCATCCCGTCCGCAGGGAAGTGCGAAATAGCGAGCAAGGATATCTCTCGTCTCTCAGCATCGGAGTCTGGGTGGCGCCGCGCACCTATGATTGGGGTCATGAAGGCAAGCTGACGGCTATTGTGAACCGCCACAATATGGAGCGCAAACAGGGTTATCTGCTGGGTATGTTCAAGCATGGGGCCTGGTCCTTCCAGGTTGGACTTGAAGGAGGAGCGTGGAAGGAGGTCTGGTCGCCGGACGGCTGCGAACTGCCCAAGAATGAGTGGTCTTACGTGAATGCTGTATTCGATGGCAATGAGGGTGGACTCAAACTCTATTTGAACGGCAGCGAAATTGCTTCGAATGACTTGCCCCGCGGCTCCCGTCTGGCGGAGGCGGCAGGAACAGAACTGCTCATCGGCAAGAATAATCACAGCAGCCTGCTGGCAGGCGTGTTCAACCTTCAGATGTTCAGTGGTATTATCGGTGAGCTGAAGATTTATAACCGGGCCTTAAGTGCGGAGGAGGCAGCAGCTTCTTATCAGGAAGTCCTGGCTTCCGCACCCGGAGGCATCCGGCCGCAAGTGCAGTATGACGAAATTAAGCTGGACCGCGCTCCCCTGCTACAGGACCGGCACAGACCGCAATATCATGTCAGTCCGCCCGCTCATTGGATGAACGAACCTCATGCACCTATCTATTTTAACGGGCAATATCACTTGTTCTATCAGCATAATCCGTTAGGGCCGTTCTTTTATCATATCCATTGGGGGCATTGGGTAAGTGAAGATATGGTGCATTGGCGTGATCTTCCGGTAGCCCTGGCGCCTGAGAAGGATCAGCTTGCACCCGACGGGATCTGGTCAGGAAGCGCCACCTATGATGCAGAAGGTCTGCCTGTCTTGTTCTTCACCGCGGGCAATGACAATGCATCGCCGAATCAGAGCGTGGCGCTTGCCAGAAGTACTTACCCGCAGGATGGAGACGCTGATCTGATTCAGTGGATTAAACATCCTGAGCCGCTTATCGTACAGAAGAAAGGTATGGGTGCCTTCGGGGATTTCCGCGACCCGTTCGTGTGGAAGGATGATGACAGCTGGTATGCCTTGGTTGGGTCAGGGATGGATGGCGGAGGCGGAGCAGCGTTGGCCTTTGCCTCGCAGGATATGCTGAATTGGACGTACAAGGGGCCGTTCTATCAAGCGGATATTCAGAGGTTCCCTTATCTTGGACCTATCTGGGAGCTCCCTGTATTTCTTCCTCTGGGTAAGGACAAACAAGGTGTGAGCAAGTATCTCCTGTTGGTCAGTCCGGTGGGAAAGGGGGCAGATGTCGAGGTGTTCTATTGGATCGGGCAGCTTGACAAGCACAGCCTCTCGTTCCTTCCAGATCAGGAGGAACCTCAATTGATTGATGTCGGTGATTTCCATTTCACCGGACCAAGCGGCATGGTTGATCCGAAGACGGGACGGAATATCGTCTTTACGATCGCGCAGGGTGACCGCACATCCGAACTGGAATACCAGGCGGGCTGGGCCCATAACGGCGGCTTGCCGCTAAGCGTGTATTTGCGTGAGGATGGACGGCTGGGCATTGAGCCGGTTCAGGAGCTGGAGTCGCTGCGCGGCGCGAAGCGTTTATCGATTCAAGATAAGTCATTAGCGGAAGCCAATAACCTGCTCAAGGATGTTCAAGGCGACATGCTTGAGATTCAATTGGAGCTTGTGCCGGGCAGTGCGGGACAACTCGGAATCAAGGTCCGGCAGTCACCGGATGGAGAGGAAGAAACACTGCTATTTTATGATTTGAATGAAGCTATGCTCTCAGTGGACCGGTCAAAAACAACGCAACATCCTGGAGAAAAATGCAGTGGAGTTCAAGGTGGCAAGTTAGAACTGCTAGGAGAGAATCTGAGGCTGCATATCTATTTGGACCGCTCTATGGTCGAAGTCTATGCCAACGGATTGAAAAGCCTGACAACCCGGGTGTATCCAAGCCGTACGGATGCCTTGGGGCTGGAGATCTGGGGAGATGGTGCGGCGTTGGTGAAGTCGATGGAAATATGGGACATGCAGTCTATATGGTAA